In Prionailurus viverrinus isolate Anna chromosome D1, UM_Priviv_1.0, whole genome shotgun sequence, the DNA window gactgagccatctagggaCCCCTCATGTGGGTTTTGAATGACTATTAGTAGCTTTCCAGGTGACCAATGGGAATAACTATTCTGTGCCCCCAAGAAAGCAGTGTATGAAAAAGCATGCAGATGTGATTAAGCATGCTTTTGGACATTTCGAAACACTCAGATATGGCTGGAACATGAAATACGTGATGGAGTGTGATGGTAAATAATATGAGATAGGTGAGCAAGAGCAAGAACAGAAGCAAGAAGAGCTTTGCACATCATATCAAGATCCTAGCAGGAAATGCAGCACACACCTACATTAGGACATCTCAAGACAGTGAAATATGTGGGCATTTTCAAAGATGTGGGCAAGTGTAGGGAAATCACAAAGTCTTGTGAAGTTCCTGGATTAGTGACTGTGGGCACTATTACAGTCCTTTGTACTGAAGGGTTAAGAGGAGGACACGGTTAGAAGAAGAAACCAAATCCAGAGGGAGATAAAGCCAGTTTGCAGCAACCCTGCTGGGAGggagctaaaggaaaaaaaagtcctgacCTGCCTTTAATCCTTTGTTGCTGTTTCCTATAGTCAAATCCAACCAGaagtgagagagcagggaagtCTCTGGATGTAGTCCAGTGTCCCAGGACCAAGAACATGATGGAAAGTGGTGGAGGGTAGACCAGAGGAAGGTAATACAAGATATTCTGAACAGCATACACTAAGAAAGGttatatttgtattattgttGATTATTTTCACATGATAGAATATTTCTACAGCAATGTAGAGGTTTCACTGGAAGATGCAAATTCTAGAAGTAGGCATATTAGTTACAGAGCTATTTTAATGCCccaggaaagaaatgagaaaagcatGAAGTGGAGTCTAATTGATAGGAATGAAAGAGAGGCAAGAAACTGAATGGATATGTGGGGGGAATAAATGACATCGAAGATGacttgatttcattttctaaCCACTTTTAGGAAGATAAAGCCTTGTGTTCTCTTCATCATTATGCTGTCTACATCTGTCATCAATAATACTGCCTTTCATCCTTCCACATTTATTCTACTTGGAATCCCTGGAATGCAAGATCAGCATGTGTGGGCTGCCATCCCCTTCTGCTCCATGTATATCCTTGCTCTGGTTGGCAATGGCACCATCCTCTACATCGTCATGACAAATAGAACTCTACATGAGCCAATGTACCTCTTCCTGTGCCTGCTTTCTATCACTGACCTGGTTCTCTGTTCGACCACATTgcccaaaatgttaacaatattttgGTTTAGGTCCCACATAATTTCCTACCATGGCTGCCTCACCCAGATGTTTTTTGTTCACACTATTTTTGCCACAGAGTCGGCTGTTCTACTGGCCATGGCTTTTGACCGCTATGTGGCTATCTGCCATCCACTTCATTATACATCCATCCTCAATGCCACAGTGATTGGGAAGATTGGTCTGGCATGTGTGGTCCGTgcccttctctttgttttcccctttgtCATCCTCATCAAACGTTTACCCTTCTGTGGACACCACATCATCCCCCACACTTACTGTGAGCACATGGGCATTGCCAAGCTCGCCTGTGCCAGCATCAAGCCCAACACCATTTATGGACTCACTGTGGCACTTTCAGTCACTGGCATGGATGTGGTCCTCATCACCACCTCCTACGGCTTGATCCTGCGGGCAGTGCTGCGCCTGCCCTCCAAGGATGCCCAATTCCGAGCATTTAGCACTTGTGGAGCCCATATTTGTGTGATTCTGGTTTTCTATGTACCtgccttcttttcatttttcacccACCGCTTTGGCCACCAAGTACCTCCTCATGTCCACATTGTACTTGCAAATCTCTATCTCCTCATGCCCCCTGTTCTTAACCCCTTGGTCTATGGGATCAATACCAAACAAATCCGCCTAAGAATATTTGGCTTTTTTATGGGAAGGAGGTAGCTAGACTCTCTATATACCCCAAGGACCAATGGGAAAAGTTTTATAATTAATCTTTCATCTTCTCTAGTACATCTTATCCTTGGACTAGAGGTTTCTGTTTCTGCTAATTCTAGCAAACCAGTATCATGTATTATCTGAAAGTTTCTGAAGTATTTAGAACAACACATTTATACTTGCTCAATCTACAGAAGACTATTTTCCTGTAAGGCTATTATGTGGCTCATTAATTGGCCTGTAGGTTTTGAATCTTCCTAGGAAAAGGTCAGGAGGCATTGTAGTACTTTTGATAGTAAGAACCAGTAAATTACTCTATGTACAGAAAACTCAGGGCTGGAAAGAGGAAAAGTGATAAAAAAAGATCCACTTACTTATAGCTTCAAGAAATtgagaatcacacacacacacacacaccactgattgattaattgattgtCAGCACTTTCTTAGACCAAGAGTGTTTGTAATAAGAGTGTCAATGTGAGACCAAAGATGGCCATGGTAGCCCAGGTTCCTCTGTATCTGGCATCAGATTTAAACAGATGGAGATGACTGCTATGTAAATTATTTTGTGGACTACTATGGAGAGGTAGCCTGACCTTTTGTTTAACCTCATTTAGTCAATAATGCTTTGGGAATATACGAATTCCCAGGACACAGAGTTTCCTGCTGATCCTCACCAGGGTAACCCAGGTTACTCAGGCTTGACAAGTATCTTTCTCCAAATAGCTGGCCTTCATGCCCTAGCACAGGCTTACCTTCCCTAGGAGCTGAggtttgttactttttttttaaggtgcattataaatgaaaaatcctGTGCACATCAAAATTTCCTCCAATGGCTAACTTTTGTGCAGCTTATATTAGAGCATTGAGTAAGGCTTCTCTACAGAATTTTGTATTAGTCAGGTTTTCCAGGGAAATAGGACCGATAggaggtagatagatgatagatgataacagaggtagatagatagatacatagatacatagatagatacatagatgataaaAGAGGAGATTTATTGTGGAATAAATTATGTACTAGGTATAATGGGCATTGAATTTCACAGGCGAATAAGGCACAGTGTGTGACTTTAGGAAACTCATGCTGTAGGGAGAGAAgaagttaagttaaaaaaaattgggacacctgggtgattcaggcagttgagcatctgactcttgatctcagttcagatcttgatctcggggtcataagttcaagtcctgtgttagGTTCTATcctgggcatgaagtctacttaaaaaaaaatttgttcctACAATTTTAGAGACTGTGAAGTCCCACAATCTTCTGTCTGTAAAGTGGAGACCTGGGAAATCCAGTGGTGTAATTCAGCCTGAGAATGAAGGCTTGAAAACCAAGGAGCCAATGGCGTGAGGCTCAGTATGAGATCTGAGACCCGAGAACTAGGGATGCTGGTGTTCAAGGGAAGAAAACCGATGTCCCAACTCAAGCAAAGAGAGCAAATTCACCTTTTCTCTgactttttgttctgttcagtcTCTCAATGGATTGGATGTTGCCCACCCACATTGGTGACTATTATCCTTACTTAGTCCACTGGTTCAAATGATAATCTCACCCCCACCTCTGAAACACTCTCGCAGACGTCCCACAGATAATGTTTTACTAGCTATTGAGGCATCCCTTaccccagtcaagttgacatataaaattaaccatcacaaattCTTATTGGGTTTGTAAATTATGCTTGtgctacattattttttaaaagaatcaaggGTATTAACTCCTTACtgggtatatcatttgcaaatatcttcccctattcagcaggttgcctttttgttttgttgatggtttcctttgctgtgcagaagattttggATTGATGTCGTCTGTTGCCATGCACTCAAGAAAAAGTTCTCAGACACCAGACTAAGCGGACATACAGGGCTGCCTCTGCAAGAGAGCAGCAGCAACGGGGGTCTGCCcagtctttattttatgttttgtaagATATAGATATCAAAGAATGTCAAAgcatggaaagaaaacacaaagagccTCCAGATATCAACCAGACACATATCCGGTGTTTACGTGAAAGTGTGCAGGGAAGATGTGCAGTTTCAAAGACTACCAGGCAGGTCTGTTTCTTAACTGGCTTCTGGGGGATCATGGAGCTCTGTTCTCATAATGCTATCACATTCGACAGCCTTGAGACCAGAACATCGCTGATGTTTCAGCAATTACCCCATTCTCCTTCCCAGGGCTTACAATACACTCTCTAGAAATAACTCCACAGaagtcccactttttttttttttttgcatttgcttCCCTTGACTGAGgaaacctatctagaaaaatgtttctactctctatgtcagagaaattactgatgTGATGggggaccataaggcaagctgagggcaaaatacaacCTAGCATACCCCCCatcccaggtgggatatgtgtgggatatgtgtgacattcctcaggcactcctggctgcccaaggacaaaggaaaggacagaaaataaatggttaaactgatagagtctccatcagtttacaaatatcttagtaaattacaagaaaaagaaaatcttatcaATAGTCTAATCTCCAAAAACCTATAGACTCTATTTCCTGGAGCCCCACATCACCTCTCCAtagtgatatggggaacaaaggcaagaaggaaatggcaggtaaaattaaatttccttataacctgtagcccattgacaaatacttgaggcaaatacagagtttaacatttctccaggaactccccactgtcttaatgttaatgctttgctagagggaaaaacaaacttAGCTTGCTAATAGTCAGGCCttcagtaatctgtgagtctttagcatataAAAGCCTCTTTGGAAACTTCTCTCCAAGTCCAGagtatataaccagtcattctgcacaaccccagtgcagctcttcctgcccgtaggtcctgtccctgtgttttaataaaatcacctttttgcaccaaagatgtcttcaagaattcttttttggccATCAGTTCCAAAACCCATGAAcctcaccatcaccccaaaacctcatcatatgtgatcttctaggagttttatggtttcaggtctcgtatttaggtctttaaaccaTCTTGAGTTTagtttgtatatggtgtaagaggATGGtcttagtttcattcttttgcatgtagctatccagttttcccagcaacatttgttgaagataccatctttacccattgtatattcttgcttccatTGTTGTAGATTGGCCATATTGTAGAAGGATTCTCGCACAGAGGGACAGGACATTGAGGCCTTTCTTcccaggaagcagctttattcacgCTAACAGGGATTCAGTGGGCTAAAACTCAAAAGGCTGAGCGCTGAGCAGAGCAGGGTATAGGCTTATatgcaatttctacttctttgtctcccatatatggtgacACATATAGTCTGATTGGATACAGTCCAAGTTACAGAATTGTGTTAGAGTTATGCATATGTGTATAGGAGTTGATTGGGCCACTTTGCCTTTCTTTGTTCTGAGAAGGCCTCCATCACATTCCTTAGGAAGGGGCTCTACCTCTATCAcaatataatcatgggtttatttctggactctctcttatgttctattgatctatgtgtctgttttcgtgccagtaccatactgttttgattactacagatttgtaatCTATCTTGAAAtcggattgtgatacctccagcttttgttctttttaaagattgctttagTGATTTAGGGTTTTTTGTAGTTGCATGCAAGTTTTAGGATTACttattctagttctttgaaaaaaatgttggtgtttggatatggattgcattaaattgTAGAATGCTTGGGGTCTTATGgacagtttaacaatattaattcttctaacccatgagtatggaatatttttccatttgtttgtgttatcaattcctttcatcaattttttatagttttcagaggaaaggtctttcacttccttgattatgtaaagaacttacaGAGTTGTAAAAAGTAAGTGAGATGATtctcagaaataccaaataaaagctgtgctatctagttaacaataggtttacaaactattggaaatatgtatgaacccctcctcttcccacaatggagtcccaaacctttagacacttcacttcctgattcttcttcccctctcctttttgtgggctttgcaatgagcatgcaccaaagaactgaagtctctgtgtcacctcaaggaatgtatatttgttccaatcagactactttttggcCATACATGGGCATAGGTGACTTCTGAGTAAcactgtaacctctgtagtactcggCCAaagaggaatcaggggagggactcaTGCTAGAAGATTAATTGCCTGCTGTAACCTTCCTGAGTGTGCTTTTCCATCAGACACCCATTCTTGCAAGAATGTTAATTAGAGCCTCGCTTCACTGTGCTCGGAGTTTCTTCATCCCTTCTTTCATTGGGCCAGTAGGATTATTTCTCACAACATCTCAataccaaaaaagcaaataattcaattaaaataagcagaggacctgaataggccTTTTGTCAAAGACGTCCACATAgcaaacagatacatgaaaagatgttcaacatcactcatcatcagggaaatgcaaatcaaagctacaatgagatattggctcacaactgtcagaatggctaaaataaaaaaaaaaagaagaaatatcaagTTTTGGACAGGATGTGGACAAAAAAGAACCCTCTTGCtctattggtgagaatgcaaattggtgtagcacAGTGGAATACAGTATAgacattcctcaaaaattaaaaatagaagtactatACAATTCAATAATTCTACTATTGGATACTTACCCCCTAAAAAGCAGACacagtaatttgaaaatgtttattgcaacattatttactttagccaagatatgggagcaacccaaatatccacccatagatgaatggataaagaagatgtgtgtgtgtatatatagatagacagatagatagatagatagatagatatagatatatatagatatgtatataatgaaatattactcagtcataaaaaagaatgaaatcttgccatttgcaacaacatggatggacctagagggtattatgttaaatgaaataagtcaatcagagaaagacaaacaccacattgttttactcatatgtggaatttaagaaacaaaaataaatgaataaggtgacataaaaaaaaacatgctcttcaatacagagaacaacctgctGGTTtctagaggggaggtggtgggggaagggtgaagcagctaaagaggattaagagtacacttatcttgaggagcactgagaaatatatagaattgttgaatcattatattgtacacctgaaaggaatatatataacattgtatgttagttatacttttaaaaaaatataatttattgtcaagttggctagcatacagtgtatacagggtgctcttggtttgggATTACTGTGATTCATCGCTTGCATATAATACCCATTGCtaatcccaacaagtgacctcctcaaagcccatcacccattttcccttctccctcctggcccccccatcaaccctcagttttttatgtgaattatactttaataaaccAAAGAATCAGGGAGATGGTTTGAATCAAGATTGGGAATATCATaatctctgtgtatatatatatatatatatataaatattcataactATGTATCCAATTcaccttagaaaaaaaattttaatttaatgatgTCCATGGCATATGATAAAAACATAATTACACGAATGTATCCCATTCTGCATGCTCTTCTTATGAAATGATATTGACACTCCAATGAAAGATACAAGCTATGTTCCCTTCACATAAAGCTGGCTTTAGTGACTCACTTCCAGTAACAAGAATATGTTGGAAGTGATAGAATATGACTTACTTCTGAAGCCAGGTTGTGGAAAGAAATACAGActtgtctctctcctttccactgCCCTTTCACCtttgccctccttctcccctccttctggttatttcttttctttcattcatatgTAAGTATTCCAATTTTCTTGAAATTGCCATGATATAATCTAGAGATGAAGAGAGATTAATGAGGATTCCTGGCTGTTCCAGCCTTTAGCTATTAAATTCTCCTGGCCCAGCCCTACACCCTGGAGTAAGCCAGTACCAGATGATTCCAGCCCCTTCTCTGATGTTAAGTAGAGCCAGTAGTCAAGATGTCCTCACCAGCTcctagaagaagagaaacaagcTGTCTTTACTGAGCACTGACTAAAATTCCACATTTGTGAGCAAAATAATGTTGGTTTAAGCTACTAAGTCTGGAGTGATTTGCTATACAACAGCCTAATCAAGCTGGAACAATGTCTAACTTAAACAATTTTCTATATGATTAATAACAATCTAATAAAACTCAGAAAATCCATCTCTACGCAATGCTTAGAATTACCTTCTGTTGGTCAAACTGTAAGGTCTGAGAGAAAAGTCCCCAGGAGACCACCCTTACTTCAGATGCTTCCAATGAACTCATGGGTCCCAGGACCTCCACCATTTTATAGCTGGCTataaactgggggggggggggtcatcacAATCACCATTGTGTTCAATGATGTATTAGACAAATTTACAAAATTCAGAAAAGCACTATACTCagaattaaagttttattataacaaaaagatacagattaaaataGCAGAAGTAGGAGATGCATTGAGCAGAGTACAGTAAGGGTTCAAAGTGTGAAGTTTCTGGTTGTCCTTTCCCTGTGGAGTCATGGATGGGTGTTAGCTCCTCTTGGTCACCATATGTGACTACACAGTGTTACTGCCAACCAGGGATGCTCATTTGAGTATTTGGTGTCCAGAATTGTTGTTGGGGCTTGATTACATATTGCTCATGTGGTGGCTTTTATTCTCCTGTCCCTCCAGGAAGTCAAGCTATACCTCTAGTCTTCAGCTATT includes these proteins:
- the LOC125177193 gene encoding olfactory receptor 52D1-like; this translates as MLSTSVINNTAFHPSTFILLGIPGMQDQHVWAAIPFCSMYILALVGNGTILYIVMTNRTLHEPMYLFLCLLSITDLVLCSTTLPKMLTIFWFRSHIISYHGCLTQMFFVHTIFATESAVLLAMAFDRYVAICHPLHYTSILNATVIGKIGLACVVRALLFVFPFVILIKRLPFCGHHIIPHTYCEHMGIAKLACASIKPNTIYGLTVALSVTGMDVVLITTSYGLILRAVLRLPSKDAQFRAFSTCGAHICVILVFYVPAFFSFFTHRFGHQVPPHVHIVLANLYLLMPPVLNPLVYGINTKQIRLRIFGFFMGRR